The Silene latifolia isolate original U9 population chromosome X, ASM4854445v1, whole genome shotgun sequence genome contains the following window.
TCATATTCTCAGTTTTTTTGAACTTGTTTGCTAGCCATCATTCAATGAGGTTGCGCCCCCGACTTTTCTCGAGGTTGGTTTAGCTACTTTGGTCACCATATACAGTGAGCTACATGATCTGGGAAATCCACCAGCGATCGTTGATGCTGGAGAACTTCAACGAGATCCACAGGTTAATGCAAACTTCTACTTCAGTTTTTATCTTGACATGTTTGTTGAATGTGAATTTGTTGGTCACTTTTTTTTGTTACTTAGCTAGCTAAATTGTAAGATACGAGAAATACAAACCTGTTCCAATGTGAAGTTTGTACTGGCTTCCTTGACATTTCACGGCGTCTATACATTCAATGGGATATGGGATATCAGTTGTCTCACTGTCTGCAAGTCATGTTATATTTTATCAGTTTCTTGTTTCCATTAGTAATTAAATTGCCGATGTGACCTAAATCATGCATAGTGAAAAGTGTTTTTTGTTCTACCGATCCTATTTTTTGTTTACCGTAACTAGAACTCCATGCTGCAAATTTAtgtatttttcttgtttttagtAGTTTTTACGCACCAAGACTGATAAATATTTCTTCTTTCCGTTGTGTGGTTGTAGGGAACTTTACGTGGTCTTTGTGAGGATCTGAATATCCCCTTCCAGCCTGCTATGCTCAAGTAAGGAATTTGCACGAATAACACTGCTTTCTCTGTTCACAACTTCTCAACACTGATAATTTATGAAGAATAAAAGATCATTCCATCATTGTGTAATGCATGGATACATTTACATCTCTCGGCACTGTGTATGTTTTTGTTTGTCATGCATGCCTAATAAAACTGATAAGATATAGACGGAATTTGGTATTGAAGATTCAGTCTGTGCTTAAGAGTCATTGATACTGAGCTTAATACCTCAGCTAATGGCTTATTAGCCTGACTGCCACAGGGTGATTGAATAATTAGCTAATAGGTGTTACTTGGCCACTTAAATGCTCTTGGCTGCATTTTCCACAGAGTTCCTTAAAATAATActctccctccgtcccaatcatttgtttatcattTTTATTCTTTGttaggggtattttaatcaaaggtaaataaatgattgggacaaAGGATGTAGTTTTCAATTGACTCAAAAGTCAAGTTGCAGCTGTAGTTAAGATTTTAAATGTATTTCTTCTTCTGCAGATGGGAAGCTGGTCCAAAACCCATAGATGGTGTATGGGCTCCATGGTGGTATGAAAGTGTGCATAAATCAACAGGTTTTAAAACAGAACGCAAATATCCCAAGGTTTGGTCTTCTGTTTTCTTTCAGTTTGTGTTTAGTTCATTGATACTAATCTTAATAATTGGGTATGAAGAGTAGGTGCTTCCTTGTGGGAAGGTTCACGCTGTATCATTCAAAACATATTTTTTACTTTTGAGTTGTTCTGAAATTCAATGTATTTTTAATTACTGAATGGAATATCTGCAAGAGTGTAATCTTGGTAACTGTCTTCTACtgtaaaaaaaatgattataatgAAATTTCAAGAATATATTTTGGCTCTATGCCTATATCCCTCATGTGTCTGAATGTTAAGATGCTGTTGAATTAGTGCGCTCTGATTTGTGTTTTCCTTTAACTGTAGCAATGTTTTGTTTTTCAGTGGCTTTTCCTTTTGGTAATTCTATTCTATTTTCATGTCTCAGCCATTTCCACCTTCGTACTATGACTTGTTGGAACAATGTTTACCATTTTATGACTTCCTTAAGCGCCGTGTTAAGCGATCATTTTCTCCTTTGAGTCCATGCTTACCCTCTCCCAGTCTTCCTGTGCCAGCAAATGAGAAGCTGCTTGCATGGGTAGGGGATGCGATTTTACCGCGTGAAAGTGCAAAGGTAACTACAATATATCTGGGGTTCTTTTACTTCGTTTCTTATTTATTTTTGTTGAGTGTGTCTTGATTTATTTTTTCTTGTATTGGTTATTGCTTATTGCTTATGCACTAACCACTCGAATCTTTGTCGCCTTTTTTTTGTACTGCTGCCTGTTCAAGGTTTCAGTTTTTGATTCAGTGGTACAAGGGGGTGATTCAGTCTGGGAAGGACTCAGAATCTACAAAGGAAAAATATTTAAGCTTGAGGAGCATCTGGACAGGTCAGTGAAAATTGGAGCCAAGGACACTTTTCGTTGGCTCTTGATTATGTTGTAtagtaataaaataaaagggcTCTCTAAATtgattgtgctttttttttttggtcaagtAGCAGTCATTCTGTGCAATGTTTGACGCAATTTACATTATGGGTCATCCTGAAACAACATGCTCTAGATGTTATTACATTGTTAAGACTCCGTACatccaaccccccccccccccccccgcgtCCCCGTCCCTCCATTATCCTGTCGTTTGTGGGAGCACTTGAGACAATGGTGTAATGTTGTTGTAATTTCTTCCTATGACGGCATTTTTTTAAGAGAGAGATCTCTATTTTTTGAAGTCTATATAAAAGAGTTTCTCGTGATCATGATTGTCACGCGTTATTTCTAACTCAATATGGGTTGTAAACTTGTAATGCTGATACCTTGTTTTGGACCAAATATGGCTTCTGCAGATTATTTGATTCAGCAAAAGCTTTGGCATTCAACAATGTTCCAACTCGCGAGGAGGTGATTATGGCTGTATATTGAATGATTTTCACCTACAGAGCCATACTATTTGCTCTTACATGTACATATACTCAATGCAGGTGAAGGAAGCTATAGTTACCACTCTTATAAGGAATGGCATGTTCGATAATGCCCATATCCGTCTAAGTTTAACTCGTGGGAAGAAGGTAATTTCCTTTTCTACCTTCTCTTCGTAAATGTTTAAATTCAGAATTCCAGACTTCTTCTGGAGAGACTGATGTGGACTGTGGAGTTGTACTTCATGGTAACATCAACTAGTTTTCTTAAAAAGTTTCTAATTGATGTTGGAGCGTTTGCTTTGAACTTCCGCTTTCAATAAAAATACTGAATCTAAAGAAAGCAGCCTTTATTTCAAGTTCTCAAGTGCTTAATTTTAAGAGGGTGAGATGTAAGCGGAACCTCACCTGGGGCCAAGCCTTCCAAAGTAGGCTGGGTCCAAAGAGTAGGGGAAAATAGTACCCTTAAAATGTCTCTTTAGTGAGCCCTGAGTTAGTTTAAACTCTTGTTAGATGATACTGTTGTTAGATATGCTCCCCCATATAGCAGTCACATACATTGAAATGTGCTTTCTAACAAACGATTTTTATATTATGCAGGTTTCTTCTGGAATGAGTCCTGCATTCAATCTATATGGCTGCACCTTGATTGGTGATTCTACGTGGCTTTTAATCATCTTCATAACATTGCTATTTTTTGTAATTATTTCTGCAAAAGCTAATCAAAAAGTGATGGATGAGATGAAGTAACTAGGATGTTAAATACTAAAAGGAATGTAGGCAATAGTTTGTGGTTAGGAACTTGTTTCTTCGATCATGGCAGATGTTCAGATGGGCTTCGAATCGTGCGAACTACATGTTGTACCATTATGAGAGGGCTTGGTTCCTTGTGTCCTGTTCCAAAAACAGTATAGAATAGGCAAGGGTTTTCATTCATCTACTAAAATGCTCAGTCTCCATGAATGTCAGCTAAAGTTATGGTTACCTTGTGCATACTTTTGGTGGTATTTTAGATCAATCAACACAAAAAGTTATACGAGTACAGTTATATATGTGAGAGACCAACCCATCTACCATATATAGTCAGATGAAAAAACACAAGTATTTGAGTTGGTTTTATGTGTTAGACAAATTAGTACAAGACTTGTTGATTAATTAAACTGCGATTCTTCAGTTATTTTTTGGTCTTCAGAAAATAATTTCTCTATTCTCTATTATTGCAGTGCTTCCAGAATGGAAGCCACCTGTGTATGATAACACGAAGGGTATAGTGTTGGTCACTGCTTCTACCCGACGAAATTCTCCAAATGTAAGACTTTTTACATTTTTCTCTGCATATATTTCAGATATTTGTCTTTCTCATGTCTACTCTCTTTCTGCTTTAATTTACATTGATCATTCAGTTTCCAGAAGAAACTGATGTGATTATGTATGGGTGTGTGTTCtgttttggaaaaaaaatattcCTCATTTCGTCTAAAGGGGAAAATGAAATTTCTGACAAAATATGGAATGCCTATATTACCTCCACcgtcttctttttcttttcttttttttttctcgcaTTTGATCTCTACAACCAGAAATAActatttatcttttctttattttttattaaaaacTTTCCACTAAAAATAGTTTTCTCCTGAAAATTTCCCTCAAAGCAAATGGAGCTTAAAGGCTAATTTGTTTTTCACCTAAAGACTCTAGTTAGTCCAGTATTATAATATTTCACCTAACACTTTTTTGGCTAAGACAACGAAGATTTTTCTAGCCCGTGTTCCCCTCCCTAATTTCAAAGGAGACAACACGTTTATGAAGGGGCTTTATGTACTTGTGTTCAAGTGAATTCTACTCTTGATGTTTAGAAATGATGAAAATATTCTTCGTAAGAATTTTACAGGATCCAATACTGTACATGTGATCAATAAATTGATGGTCAACATGTAGTCCATTTGACTAACTGTTCTATGTGCTTTTCAGAATTTGGATTCAAAAATTCACCATAACAATCTTCTCAACAACATACTCGCCAAGGTAACGTGAAAATGTTGGTATTAACCTTTCGTATGATCAGAATTCCATGCTCCATTATTCATGCACTTCTCGAGGATTTTTAAATATTTGAGTGGGTATGTCTGTCATGTACTTCCGTTTTGGAGATATGAACCTCCTCTGAATAATCTCGTTTATCTGATACAGATAGAAGGGAATAATGCACATGCTGATGATGCCATAATGCTGGATAAGGATGGATATGTTTCTGAAACAAATGCAACTAACATTGTAAGATTATTAATTTTCAGTTTTCACTCTTTAATGTGGGGCCCTTTTGTGCAATATCTCATCTTCCACAACCAAAATACAAGTTTTTGCCATTTTTGCAGTGACAAAACAGTCTCTCATATGCAATCACATATCATTTTATTTCCAAAATATAGAAGGTCTGGTCATCTTGTGCCTACCATAGACAGGGTAAAGACTAAAGAGGGCCGTTTGTACACAGCCGTACTCATTTGTTAAACAACATAGAGAAGTTGTTTCATAATAAGCAATTAATCTTTTTTAATAAACGACAACAAATTCTTCTATAAAACCATCAATctgaaatcaaaaaaaaaaattacaaaaggaAACGATCGTTAATAATGGAGCAAGAAAGTTGTCGTATGCTATCAATGCTAAAATTTTCAGGAGTGAGACACGGATGTTGGCTTATGTTGAAGTCTCTCCTCTTGCAGTTTATGGTGAAAAAAGGCAGAATTCTGACGCCACATGCTGACTATTGTCTCCCTGGAATAACTCGTGCTACTGTAAGTTATAAAATCTTCTTTCCCAAAATTGTTACCCTTTACTTCAGCTGAAAGCTCTGCGTTGATCCCCTAGAGTAAACTTTACCTAATTCTTACTTCCATATGAGAGGAGAAGAAATAGAGTTCATATTAGTGAGTGAATTTTTACCTTGTGACTTGAACTCTTGGAATCAAAGGCTCAAATCCTTCCGGAAGCACTTATTAATAGGAAATTTCTTAACCCCTCACTGGTTGGTCCATGGCGTCCATCGTGGGCCTAGTCGGTAAAGCCTTAATTGACTCAAATGATCATGAGCCTAATCCTCTGACCCATTTAAAGCGCGCCTTTCTCATAAAATTTAGTGGACTGATTAGATTTCCGATTGATAAATTAGTCTGGGAGTTCAACTAGTGCAGTTGTGCAGCCTTGTGTCCAACTACGAAAAAGCTTCTTGTTAGTGCAGAAAATAACAACTCGCCAAGGGTGATCATTGCCGAAGTACTACTCCATATATCTTTACTTGAGTGACTTGAGCTTTAGTTTGTTCCTTAAATTTTATTTGCTGAATTTATTTTGTTTGGACTATTTTCTGAAATTTTCTGAACTGCCTTGTTATTGGGTATGGAATAAATTTGTAAGTTGTTAAAAATATCAGCATTTTGAATGTCCAGGTCATGGACCTTGTGATGAAGGAAGGTTTTATTTTGGAAGAGCGACGAATTAGCCTTTCAGAGTTCCACACAGCAGATGAGGTATTAGTTTTAAGATTGCTGATTCTAAATCCCCTGctctccctccctttcctttTCCTCCAAATCCTTCCATCCAAACATTTTGAATGTCCAGGTCATGGACCTTGTGCAGTTGGACTTGCTATTTTATCGTTTGTTCATGTTTATCTCGGGATCATGGGTCAGAATTTTTTTTATAGTAGTCATATTTTACGATATAAACAACATCCGTCAGTAAAAAACATTTGGCGTCTCAAGACTCCATAAACTATGGGGTCCCTCTGCTAATGTGAGTAACACTTAACACCACACGGTGACTTAACGCGAAGATGATTGTTTAACCTACGCTTGTTAATCGCATAACTTTCACCTTCTGTGTTTATCTGTGCAATGCTATCCATTCCGGCATCCCTTAATCATGCTTATGGAAGAACCCCCTTTTGAGAGGTCATTGACTTGCTTTATTTTCAGGTTTGGACAACTGGAACCATGGGAGAACTGAGCCCGGTAAGTTCCGCACTTTtcaactcaaaacataaaattTTCAACCATATGTTTTTGGAGATTGATGTGTTTACCTCTTGCCAGGTCGTAAAAATTGATGGTCGTCTGGTCGGAGACGGAAATGTGGGACCCGTGACACGACAGCTTCAGAATGCTTACAAAAAACTGACAGAAGAGTTCGGTGTGCCAATCCCTACCTATCAAAAAAGGTTTGATTTATGTTCAGTTATCCCAGTCACCATTATCTTGATATATAAGCTTTTTATCTTACATTTTATGACCGGAATCTTTGCTGCGTTCAGCGATTAAGGACGGGCTACTTTAGTACATTGCTTAGAGATGTGAAGACACCGGCGGCCATCATTCCAACGgattaatgataaatgaaaatgaAGAAAGGGTAAAAGCATACGGAGTAGAAGAATAAAATGTTAACGGTGTCTGTTGTAACATTTACTTTGTGCTCGAGGCATCAATTGCCGTAGTTAATATTTCAACATTATACAAAACCAAACACTGCTTCAACTATCCTACCATTTCGGCCTATGTCAGTGTATTTAGGATTTCGAGTAAAATTTTGGCGAATAATTTACAACTGTTGTAAATTATTCGCCAAAATTTTGCTTTTCCCCAAAAAATTTGGTGAAAAACAAAAAACGAGGTTGATATTCAATAAACCCGAATCTTTTCTCATCAACCGATCATCAGGATTGTCGGAGCAAGCATCAAGAGTCGAACCAAGCTACTAGGCATGAACTTCCTAGCAAACAGGTAACAAATGTTAGTCTTCTCCCCATTATATTCACAGGTATAGTTAGTCCTCAACTTTATCAACAAATCAACTGTGACCCGATGTGCTTCGTATTGACCCGGATGAGGACCGATAATCGACCAATCGACCCAGGTGACTGTTCTGTTTGTACTCTTCTCCCAGAATTTGATACCCACATAAGTTGGTAAGTAATGTTCATCCCCATAACAATTATGCTTGCAATACATCCTAAAAACCGGAAAATATGTACGGTCCGTGATCACTTCAAAAGCTAGCTCGCGATCCATCTCGAACCATTGAGACCCTTTTCGCCATTGGGTTAGATGAATGAGAGGGCTCATGAAAAAACTGTAACGGCCTCTACCAGTAGGACCTTCTTCGTCGTATATTTGAATGTAGCTTTTAGTAGAGTTAATAAGGTAGGAATATACTGTTGAGAAATTGTACAGTGGGATACATGCTTCGGAGAGGAGAACGAATCGTTGGTTTGATTGATCGAGAAGAGCGTTCGCTAGTAGGCGTCGCTCTGCTTCCACCATGTTAAATTCTCCCCAACGTACTGTCTGTATGAGAGTAATTAGAGATCATTATAGTAAGATAGTAAGATTAGAGTAACATTGGATCTGGTAAATTCGAGTGTGGGTAATTTCGAAATGGATCGGGTTAAGAGGATGGTTAATTACGTGCGATTCTAATAACATAATCTGTTATTTTACATAAAATCGTCTTATTTATTCATAGTGTAAAACAAATTCATTAATTCAAATATCCCGTCTCATTTAAATTTAGTTGCTTAATAAACCCGATTAACAAACTTCTTTAATAAGACCGTCTTACTAATAGTTCAATGCAACTTCTTTAATAACGAACTTCTTTAAAAAATTTAAGTCGCCACAATATATATCTTGAACAGACGTAAATTGAATGCAAATTCATGAAAAAGTTAATAGTTTAATGCAATTAAATA
Protein-coding sequences here:
- the LOC141619647 gene encoding branched-chain-amino-acid aminotransferase-like protein 1, with protein sequence MAEVEVIHSWSAPRSLSTSLMYSFAQRDDTEVLDEPLYGAFLQVTGAERPYRDEVLSTMESDGVKVVKEVIFGPGRKKFRFCKHMAKQRLPGLSSELMERGKHIILIRNPLDILPSFNEVAPPTFLEVGLATLVTIYSELHDLGNPPAIVDAGELQRDPQGTLRGLCEDLNIPFQPAMLKWEAGPKPIDGVWAPWWYESVHKSTGFKTERKYPKPFPPSYYDLLEQCLPFYDFLKRRVKRSFSPLSPCLPSPSLPVPANEKLLAWVGDAILPRESAKVSVFDSVVQGGDSVWEGLRIYKGKIFKLEEHLDRLFDSAKALAFNNVPTREEVKEAIVTTLIRNGMFDNAHIRLSLTRGKKVSSGMSPAFNLYGCTLIVLPEWKPPVYDNTKGIVLVTASTRRNSPNNLDSKIHHNNLLNNILAKIEGNNAHADDAIMLDKDGYVSETNATNIFMVKKGRILTPHADYCLPGITRATVMDLVMKEGFILEERRISLSEFHTADEVWTTGTMGELSPVVKIDGRLVGDGNVGPVTRQLQNAYKKLTEEFGVPIPTYQKSD